The Corynebacterium pseudopelargi genome contains a region encoding:
- a CDS encoding response regulator — MDHEVVRVGLVDDQRLVRAGFAMVLSSQPDLLVAWQAADGKEAVHMAQTQPVDVILMDIQMPVMNGIEAIRALRTNPAKIVVLTTFDADAYVIGALEHGASGFLLKDTEPEALIEAVRTVAAGDAVISPQATSTLLKHMRTSVPETASQRVPLKLIDPLTPREEEILVLMAKGLSNAEIARELYISMPTVKTHVGKVLAKTDSRDRVQAVLFAFRHGMVTQAELLRDHPRG; from the coding sequence ATGGATCATGAGGTAGTGCGCGTTGGGCTTGTCGACGACCAACGTCTTGTTCGTGCAGGCTTTGCCATGGTGCTCAGCTCTCAACCCGATCTGCTCGTTGCCTGGCAGGCCGCCGATGGCAAAGAAGCCGTGCACATGGCGCAAACGCAGCCCGTTGATGTGATCTTGATGGATATTCAGATGCCGGTGATGAACGGCATTGAGGCCATTCGCGCACTTCGCACCAACCCGGCAAAGATCGTGGTGCTTACCACCTTTGATGCCGACGCATATGTGATCGGCGCGCTCGAACACGGCGCCTCGGGCTTTTTGCTTAAAGACACTGAACCAGAAGCACTCATCGAAGCAGTGCGCACCGTAGCTGCAGGTGATGCCGTAATTAGCCCCCAAGCAACATCCACCTTGCTCAAGCACATGCGCACATCTGTGCCCGAGACTGCTTCACAGCGCGTACCGCTGAAGCTGATCGATCCGCTCACACCGCGCGAGGAAGAAATTCTGGTGTTAATGGCCAAGGGGCTCAGCAACGCAGAAATTGCCCGTGAGCTTTATATTTCTATGCCCACGGTCAAAACCCATGTGGGCAAGGTGTTGGCAAAAACGGATTCGCGGGATCGCGTGCAGGCGGTGCTCTTTGCGTTTCGGCATGGGATGGTCACGCAGGCCGAATTGCTTAGAGATCATCCCCGGGGCTGA
- a CDS encoding TrmH family RNA methyltransferase codes for MIESLLDAQAREISAVIDGEVPGRFIIDDEENIEQALLHGLSIHTVFCVGDRTPEESLAQLLKQQHIEVTGIAVHVAKKLFGSDKRPRLFALADTPPASTLDKALEHKGDVVVLDGVRLPGNIGAIIRTAAGLGAAAVVLVDSGLDDALDRRLVRASRGLVFALPVVLSTREDVLGALDALEIPLVSLAADASEPLAQIAQLEGRIALVMGSERKGVSTQLHEHAKHRYAIAMREGVESLNVSVATGIALYTHGGQELA; via the coding sequence ATGATTGAATCACTGCTCGATGCTCAAGCCCGCGAAATCTCCGCCGTGATTGACGGCGAGGTTCCAGGACGCTTCATCATTGACGACGAAGAAAATATCGAGCAAGCACTGCTCCACGGTCTAAGCATCCACACCGTGTTCTGCGTAGGCGATCGCACGCCCGAAGAATCGCTAGCCCAGCTACTCAAGCAGCAGCATATTGAGGTCACCGGCATTGCCGTTCATGTGGCAAAGAAGCTCTTCGGCAGCGATAAGCGCCCCAGGCTTTTCGCGCTTGCAGATACTCCCCCGGCCAGCACACTTGATAAGGCGCTGGAGCACAAAGGCGATGTGGTGGTGCTCGATGGGGTGCGCCTGCCGGGCAATATTGGCGCGATTATCCGAACTGCCGCAGGTTTAGGCGCAGCCGCTGTGGTGTTAGTGGATTCCGGTTTAGACGATGCGCTTGATCGACGCCTCGTGCGCGCCAGCCGCGGGTTGGTCTTTGCCCTTCCGGTGGTATTAAGCACCAGGGAAGATGTTCTGGGTGCGCTTGACGCCCTAGAGATTCCGCTGGTGAGCCTGGCTGCCGATGCCAGTGAGCCGCTGGCACAGATTGCTCAGCTTGAAGGGCGCATTGCCCTTGTGATGGGCAGTGAAAGAAAAGGCGTGTCCACGCAATTGCATGAACACGCCAAGCACCGCTATGCCATTGCGATGCGTGAGGGCGTAGAAAGTCTGAATGTTTCCGTTGCTACCGGCATCGCCTTATATACCCACGGCGGGCAGGAACTGGCTTAA
- a CDS encoding ABC transporter permease subunit, with amino-acid sequence MNVLKSELTKLLTLRSTWITFAIAILLMQIPVLVQGFVGTETQDISISGALVADMLFALIMTYFGAAIGRDLNFKLHAQAMLTQPSRGSWIFARMFWMNLFAFLGLVVVVALSAIIATIMPDLHFQTEGWESFGTAALKTLTMLNLGMGFAMLTRSTAAGVSIPLALALVVDNLLYVASMKFEFVKYLMLISPTMRAGQFGVDNGEARGFEVGQYQPDWFNAIVMLVWLALMIALALWSNKRDVR; translated from the coding sequence ATGAACGTTTTAAAGTCCGAACTGACCAAGCTGCTCACGCTGCGTTCTACGTGGATCACCTTTGCCATCGCCATCCTGCTCATGCAGATCCCGGTGCTGGTGCAAGGCTTTGTGGGCACTGAAACCCAAGACATAAGCATTAGCGGTGCCCTAGTAGCCGACATGCTCTTCGCGCTGATCATGACCTACTTTGGTGCAGCCATTGGCCGCGACCTGAACTTCAAGCTCCATGCTCAAGCCATGCTCACTCAACCCAGCCGCGGCTCCTGGATCTTTGCCCGCATGTTCTGGATGAACCTCTTCGCCTTCCTCGGGCTTGTGGTAGTTGTTGCCCTCAGCGCGATCATCGCCACGATCATGCCTGATCTGCACTTCCAAACAGAAGGCTGGGAGAGTTTCGGCACCGCAGCACTGAAAACCCTGACCATGCTGAACCTGGGTATGGGCTTTGCCATGCTCACCCGCAGCACCGCAGCCGGTGTAAGCATCCCCCTTGCCCTGGCGCTGGTGGTGGATAACCTCCTGTACGTGGCGTCAATGAAGTTCGAGTTTGTGAAGTACCTGATGCTGATTAGCCCCACCATGCGCGCCGGGCAATTCGGTGTGGATAATGGCGAAGCTCGTGGCTTCGAGGTAGGCCAGTACCAACCCGATTGGTTCAATGCCATCGTGATGCTGGTGTGGCTGGCGCTGATGATCGCCCTGGCATTGTGGTCGAATAAGCGCGACGTGCGTTAA
- a CDS encoding Asp23/Gls24 family envelope stress response protein — protein MPTLSLDKAQALVEAVVAIPGVHSMHSGRFGEVALLYPKQRVQGLRFQSVNEESFEVDIVAEFGAENLYDLAEEVRATAAQTLKSDGLDMPVSVVIADIATEQQAEEQE, from the coding sequence ATGCCGACTCTTTCACTCGATAAAGCACAAGCGCTTGTCGAGGCCGTGGTGGCCATCCCCGGCGTGCATTCCATGCACTCGGGGCGCTTCGGCGAGGTTGCACTGCTCTACCCAAAGCAGCGCGTCCAGGGTTTACGTTTTCAAAGCGTGAACGAGGAATCTTTTGAAGTAGATATCGTTGCCGAATTCGGCGCCGAAAATCTCTACGACCTTGCCGAGGAAGTTCGCGCCACCGCTGCGCAGACCCTCAAATCAGATGGGTTAGACATGCCGGTATCGGTAGTAATCGCCGATATCGCCACTGAACAACAAGCAGAAGAACAAGAGTAA
- the tuf gene encoding elongation factor Tu, translated as MAKAKFERTKPHVNIGTIGHVDHGKTTTTAAITKVLADTYPDLNQAFAFDAIDKAPEEKERGITINISHVEYQTEKRHYAHVDAPGHADYIKNMITGAAQMDGAILVVAATDGPMPQTREHVLLARQVGVPYILVALNKCDMVDDEEIIELVEMEIRELLAEQDYDEDAPIVHISALKALEGDEKWTQSIVELMQACDDSIPDPERETDKPFLMPIEDIFTITGRGTVVTGRVERGSLNVNEEVEIIGIREKSTKTTVTGIEMFRKLLDYTEAGDNCGLLLRGLKREDVERGQVVIKPGAYTPHTEFEGSVYVLSKDEGGRHTPFFDNYRPQFYFRTTDVTGVVKLPEGTEMVMPGDNVDMSVTLIQPVAMDEGLRFAIREGSRTVGAGRVTKIIK; from the coding sequence GTGGCAAAGGCTAAGTTCGAGCGTACTAAGCCGCACGTTAACATCGGTACTATCGGTCACGTCGACCACGGCAAGACCACCACTACCGCTGCTATTACCAAGGTTCTGGCTGACACCTACCCGGACCTGAACCAGGCTTTCGCTTTCGACGCCATCGATAAGGCGCCGGAAGAAAAAGAGCGTGGCATCACCATCAACATCTCCCACGTGGAGTACCAGACCGAGAAGCGCCACTACGCACACGTGGACGCCCCCGGCCACGCTGACTACATCAAGAACATGATTACCGGTGCCGCTCAGATGGACGGCGCAATCCTCGTGGTTGCTGCTACCGACGGCCCCATGCCTCAGACCCGCGAGCACGTGCTGCTCGCTCGCCAGGTGGGCGTGCCTTACATCCTCGTTGCTCTGAACAAGTGCGACATGGTTGACGATGAGGAAATCATCGAGCTCGTCGAGATGGAAATCCGCGAGCTGCTCGCTGAGCAGGACTACGATGAGGACGCTCCGATCGTTCACATCTCCGCTCTGAAGGCTCTTGAGGGCGACGAGAAGTGGACCCAGTCCATCGTCGAGCTCATGCAGGCTTGCGACGACTCCATCCCGGATCCCGAGCGCGAGACCGACAAGCCCTTCCTCATGCCTATCGAGGACATCTTCACCATTACCGGCCGCGGCACCGTGGTTACCGGTCGTGTTGAGCGTGGCTCCTTGAACGTGAACGAAGAAGTCGAGATCATCGGTATCCGCGAGAAGTCCACCAAGACCACCGTTACCGGTATCGAGATGTTCCGTAAGCTCCTCGACTACACCGAGGCTGGCGACAACTGTGGTCTGCTGCTTCGTGGCCTCAAGCGCGAAGATGTTGAGCGTGGCCAGGTTGTAATCAAGCCGGGCGCTTACACCCCTCACACCGAGTTCGAGGGCTCCGTCTACGTTCTGTCCAAGGACGAGGGCGGCCGCCACACCCCGTTCTTCGACAACTACCGTCCTCAGTTCTACTTCCGCACCACCGACGTTACCGGTGTTGTGAAGCTTCCTGAGGGCACCGAGATGGTTATGCCTGGCGACAACGTCGACATGTCCGTCACCCTGATCCAGCCTGTTGCTATGGACGAGGGCCTGCGCTTCGCTATCCGCGAAGGCTCCCGTACCGTTGGCGCCGGCCGCGTTACCAAGATCATCAAGTAA
- a CDS encoding DUF421 domain-containing protein, which translates to MEEFKRLVVEQMTIELKRIPVVVLAGLVVYITFLGLVHLFGPRVLARMTAFDAVVIVMFGAVAGRVIVGHPPTLAAGIVGLITLMGLEAAFGTIRSVSGIRQALDGRARIVVAHGKVVEKQLRKSHMNRNDIRFAVRKAGIPTMSQVQCMILEPTGELTVIRTGTPIDPELLKGVAGVEALYP; encoded by the coding sequence ATGGAAGAGTTCAAAAGGCTCGTCGTTGAACAGATGACAATCGAGCTCAAGCGCATCCCCGTGGTGGTGCTTGCCGGTCTCGTTGTCTACATCACGTTTCTTGGATTAGTGCACCTCTTTGGCCCTCGCGTGCTGGCCCGCATGACTGCCTTTGACGCCGTGGTGATTGTCATGTTCGGTGCCGTGGCCGGGCGTGTGATCGTGGGGCACCCGCCCACCCTTGCCGCGGGCATCGTGGGTTTGATTACGCTGATGGGCCTTGAAGCAGCCTTTGGCACCATACGCTCGGTATCGGGTATTCGCCAGGCGCTTGATGGGCGAGCCAGAATCGTGGTGGCGCACGGCAAAGTGGTGGAAAAGCAACTGCGAAAAAGCCACATGAACCGCAATGACATCCGCTTTGCTGTGCGCAAAGCCGGCATCCCCACCATGTCGCAGGTGCAATGCATGATCCTTGAGCCCACCGGCGAGCTCACCGTGATTCGAACGGGCACACCGATTGACCCGGAGCTGCTCAAGGGCGTAGCTGGAGTCGAGGCCCTCTACCCCTAG
- a CDS encoding Asp23/Gls24 family envelope stress response protein: MPSSTLTIDERALTTIAKAAVLSVRGTSAVSKVAGRDLPRVDVRLDAERKTANVEAFIAATWPSPVTDLTGVVREAIREWLETYAGVEALRVNVVVSELVRGQRLSTLQAPTPPSLFHPKAIEREAIEPRVHHVVAEAKEPRVHHRIQDVQEPRVRRGITEPVQPKVRRGIAEPIRPRVDARNTSKVIEPRVDAVNTSRVIEPKINQRNTARVIEPKINSVLDGLPEPKVEDYRVKQHDLNPVVAPGVPEVKISRPKEQPLKKAEAPAAFELAPIRVIPVDLKRGFADRTSEGARRG, translated from the coding sequence ATGCCGTCTTCGACCCTAACCATTGACGAGCGTGCGCTCACCACCATCGCCAAAGCGGCGGTGCTCTCGGTACGCGGCACCTCGGCGGTAAGCAAGGTTGCTGGCCGCGACCTGCCTCGGGTTGATGTGCGTCTAGATGCAGAACGTAAGACGGCAAACGTAGAGGCATTCATCGCCGCTACGTGGCCAAGCCCCGTCACCGACCTCACCGGTGTGGTGCGCGAGGCTATCCGCGAGTGGCTGGAAACCTATGCCGGCGTGGAGGCATTGCGCGTCAACGTCGTCGTAAGCGAGCTCGTGCGTGGCCAGCGCCTGAGCACCTTGCAGGCGCCCACTCCCCCATCGCTGTTCCACCCCAAGGCCATCGAACGTGAAGCCATCGAGCCGCGCGTACACCACGTGGTAGCCGAGGCCAAAGAGCCCCGAGTGCATCACCGCATCCAAGATGTGCAAGAACCCAGGGTGCGCCGCGGCATCACCGAGCCTGTGCAGCCAAAGGTGCGCCGTGGCATTGCCGAGCCGATCCGCCCGCGCGTGGATGCTCGCAACACCTCCAAGGTGATTGAACCTCGCGTAGATGCCGTGAACACCTCGCGCGTGATCGAGCCGAAGATCAATCAACGCAATACCGCCCGGGTCATTGAGCCGAAGATCAACTCGGTACTCGATGGTCTGCCGGAGCCGAAGGTCGAGGATTATCGCGTCAAGCAACACGACCTCAACCCGGTGGTAGCACCTGGCGTGCCGGAAGTGAAGATCTCCAGGCCCAAGGAGCAGCCGCTGAAAAAGGCTGAGGCGCCAGCAGCCTTCGAGCTTGCCCCCATTCGCGTGATCCCCGTGGATCTCAAACGCGGTTTTGCTGATCGCACATCGGAAGGAGCACGCCGTGGCTGA
- a CDS encoding ABC transporter ATP-binding protein encodes MVVMFTVEGLTKRYGNHTAVQDLSFHVPDGVVTGFLGPNGSGKSTTMRCMLGLDAPSSGKVTVRHGSFEGPVQACKHKAQLVGALLDASWVDPKRSARNHLRMLAQGAGIPDSRVDECLDLVGLSSKAKAKVGGYSLGMRQRLGVAAALLGDPQHLLFDEPVNGLDPEGVSWMRQTIRYFASEGKSVLVSSHLLAEMQQTADRLVIIGRGKLIGEYDMDEFLGDALVEVQTPQQEFGALLEHQGFAPQAIEGGFSVPVEGDEQQARERIARLALEHQVLITGLSSRSAGLEERFLQATMNEQEYRSK; translated from the coding sequence ATGGTAGTCATGTTCACCGTAGAGGGATTAACTAAGCGTTATGGCAATCACACTGCCGTGCAGGACTTGAGCTTCCATGTACCTGATGGCGTAGTCACCGGCTTTCTCGGCCCAAATGGTTCCGGTAAGTCCACCACCATGCGTTGCATGCTAGGGCTCGATGCCCCAAGCAGCGGCAAGGTCACGGTGCGTCACGGCAGCTTCGAAGGCCCCGTGCAAGCCTGCAAACACAAGGCCCAATTAGTAGGCGCATTGCTCGATGCCTCCTGGGTAGACCCAAAGCGCAGCGCAAGAAACCACCTGCGCATGCTGGCTCAAGGTGCAGGCATTCCCGATTCGCGGGTAGACGAGTGCCTCGACCTGGTGGGCTTGAGCTCGAAAGCCAAAGCAAAAGTCGGCGGCTACTCCCTCGGTATGCGCCAACGCCTGGGCGTGGCTGCGGCCTTGCTTGGAGATCCTCAGCATTTGCTTTTCGACGAACCCGTCAACGGCCTTGACCCTGAAGGCGTGAGCTGGATGCGCCAAACCATCCGCTACTTCGCATCTGAGGGCAAATCGGTGCTGGTGTCCTCGCACCTTTTGGCAGAGATGCAGCAAACGGCAGACCGCTTGGTGATCATCGGCCGCGGCAAGCTCATTGGCGAATATGACATGGACGAGTTCCTTGGCGATGCCCTGGTGGAGGTGCAAACCCCACAACAAGAATTTGGTGCGCTGCTAGAACACCAAGGCTTTGCACCTCAGGCGATCGAAGGTGGCTTTAGCGTGCCGGTAGAAGGCGATGAGCAGCAGGCCAGGGAGCGCATTGCCCGCCTCGCCCTGGAACACCAGGTGCTCATTACCGGGCTGAGTTCGCGTAGCGCTGGGCTGGAAGAACGTTTCCTTCAAGCCACAATGAACGAGCAAGAATATAGGAGCAAATAA
- the fusA gene encoding elongation factor G: MAQEVLKDLNKVRNIGIMAHIDAGKTTTTERILFYTGINRKVGETHDGQSTTDWMEQEKERGITITSAAVTCFWEGNQINIIDTPGHVDFTVEVERSLRVLDGAVAVFDGKEGVEPQSEQVWRQAAKYDVPRICFVNKMDKLGADFYYTVQTIIDRLGAKPLVMQLPIGAEDDFDGVVDLLEMKAITWRGKVETGAEPTIEEIPADLKEKAEQYREQLVETVAESDEELMEKYFGGEELTIEELKAGIRKMTVNSEVYPVLCGTAYRNKGVQPLLDAVIDYLPTPLDIGEVHGHAVGDETKELVRKPSVEEPFSALAFKIAAHPFFGKLTFVRVYSGLVEPGAQVANSTKGKNERIGKLFQMHANKENPVSEARAGNIYAFIGLKDTTTGDTLCDKNNQIILESMDFPDPVIKVSIEPKTKSDQEKLGVAIQKLAEEDPTFTVELDEESGQTVIGGMGELHLDVLVDRMKREFKVEANVGNPQVAYRETIRKPVEKLEYTHKKQTGGSGQFAKVIISLEPYAPDVETLEEGESAIYKFENAVTGGRIPKEYIPSVDAGIQDAMQYGYLAGYPLVNIKATVLDGAYHEVDSSEMAFKLAGSQALKEAVAKAKPVLLEPVMAVEVITPEDYMGDVIGDINSRRGEMSAMEDRAGAKVVKAKVPLSEMFGYVGDLRSKTQGRANYTMIFDSYAEVPKNVADEIVAERNGS, encoded by the coding sequence GTGGCACAAGAAGTGCTTAAGGATCTGAACAAGGTCCGCAACATCGGCATCATGGCTCACATCGATGCCGGTAAGACCACGACCACCGAGCGCATCCTCTTCTACACCGGTATCAACCGCAAGGTTGGCGAGACCCACGATGGTCAGTCCACCACTGACTGGATGGAGCAGGAAAAGGAACGCGGCATCACCATTACGTCTGCTGCCGTGACCTGTTTCTGGGAGGGCAACCAGATCAACATCATCGACACCCCCGGCCACGTGGACTTCACCGTTGAGGTGGAGCGCTCGCTGCGCGTGCTCGATGGTGCCGTTGCCGTGTTCGACGGCAAGGAAGGCGTTGAGCCTCAGTCCGAGCAGGTTTGGCGTCAGGCTGCAAAGTACGACGTTCCTCGTATCTGCTTCGTTAACAAGATGGACAAGCTGGGTGCAGACTTCTACTACACCGTGCAAACCATCATCGACCGCCTCGGCGCTAAGCCGTTGGTAATGCAGCTTCCTATCGGTGCTGAAGATGACTTCGACGGCGTTGTAGACCTGCTCGAGATGAAGGCCATCACCTGGCGCGGCAAGGTTGAGACTGGTGCTGAACCCACCATCGAAGAGATCCCTGCTGATCTGAAGGAAAAGGCTGAGCAGTACCGCGAGCAGCTCGTCGAGACCGTTGCTGAGTCCGATGAAGAGCTCATGGAGAAGTACTTCGGTGGCGAAGAACTCACCATCGAAGAGCTCAAAGCCGGCATCCGCAAGATGACCGTGAACTCCGAGGTGTACCCCGTGCTTTGCGGTACCGCTTACCGCAACAAGGGTGTGCAGCCGCTCCTCGACGCTGTGATCGACTACCTGCCCACCCCGCTGGACATCGGCGAGGTTCACGGCCACGCTGTTGGCGATGAGACCAAGGAACTCGTGCGTAAGCCTTCCGTTGAGGAGCCTTTCTCCGCACTGGCCTTCAAGATCGCCGCACACCCCTTCTTTGGCAAGCTCACCTTCGTGCGCGTGTACTCCGGTCTGGTTGAGCCCGGTGCTCAGGTGGCTAACTCCACCAAGGGTAAGAACGAGCGCATTGGCAAGCTCTTCCAGATGCACGCCAACAAGGAGAACCCGGTTTCCGAGGCTCGCGCAGGTAACATCTACGCGTTCATCGGCCTGAAGGACACCACCACTGGTGACACCCTCTGCGATAAGAACAACCAGATCATCCTCGAGTCCATGGACTTCCCGGATCCTGTGATCAAGGTTTCCATCGAGCCGAAGACCAAGTCTGACCAGGAGAAGCTCGGCGTTGCTATTCAGAAGCTCGCCGAAGAGGACCCGACCTTCACCGTTGAGCTGGATGAGGAATCCGGCCAGACCGTGATCGGCGGCATGGGCGAGCTGCACCTCGACGTGCTGGTCGACCGCATGAAGCGCGAGTTCAAGGTTGAAGCCAACGTTGGTAACCCGCAGGTTGCTTACCGCGAGACCATCCGCAAGCCTGTGGAGAAGCTCGAGTACACCCACAAGAAGCAGACCGGTGGTTCCGGCCAGTTTGCAAAGGTCATCATCTCCCTGGAGCCTTATGCTCCCGACGTGGAGACCTTGGAAGAGGGCGAGTCCGCCATCTACAAGTTCGAAAACGCCGTTACCGGTGGCCGCATCCCCAAGGAATACATTCCTTCCGTGGACGCTGGTATCCAGGACGCCATGCAGTACGGTTACCTCGCCGGCTACCCGCTGGTGAACATCAAGGCCACCGTGCTTGATGGTGCGTACCACGAAGTGGACTCCTCGGAAATGGCCTTCAAGCTTGCAGGTTCGCAGGCTCTGAAGGAAGCTGTGGCTAAGGCAAAGCCTGTGCTGCTCGAGCCCGTGATGGCCGTTGAGGTTATTACGCCCGAGGATTACATGGGTGACGTCATCGGCGATATCAACTCTCGCCGTGGTGAAATGTCTGCCATGGAAGACCGCGCTGGTGCCAAGGTTGTGAAGGCCAAGGTGCCGCTGTCCGAGATGTTCGGTTACGTTGGCGACCTGCGTTCCAAGACCCAGGGCCGCGCCAACTACACCATGATCTTCGACTCCTACGCTGAGGTGCCGAAGAACGTGGCAGACGAGATCGTTGCTGAGCGCAACGGCTCCTAA
- the rpsL gene encoding 30S ribosomal protein S12: protein MPTIQQLVRKGRHDKTAKVKTAALKGSPQRRGVCTRVYTTTPKKPNSALRKVARVRLTSGIEVSAYIPGEGHNLQEHSMVLVRGGRVKDLPGVRYKIIRGALDTQGVKDRKQARSRYGAKKEK from the coding sequence ATGCCTACTATTCAACAGCTGGTCCGCAAGGGTCGCCACGATAAGACCGCTAAGGTCAAGACCGCGGCTCTCAAGGGCTCGCCTCAGCGTCGTGGTGTGTGCACCCGTGTGTACACCACCACCCCGAAGAAGCCGAACTCCGCTCTGCGTAAGGTTGCGCGTGTTCGCCTGACCTCCGGCATCGAGGTTTCTGCTTATATCCCCGGTGAGGGTCACAACCTCCAGGAGCACTCCATGGTGCTCGTTCGTGGTGGTCGTGTGAAGGACCTCCCCGGTGTTCGTTACAAGATCATCCGCGGTGCACTCGACACGCAGGGTGTGAAGGATCGTAAGCAGGCCCGTTCCCGTTACGGCGCAAAGAAGGAGAAGTAA
- a CDS encoding Asp23/Gls24 family envelope stress response protein, whose product MAENKEAQDNNVAEDNGHGRTIIDDQVVGKIAGVAAREVSGVHALGGGAARALGALRDSIPGTNTNLQQGVDVEVGERQAAVDVSIVAEYGVAIHQLADAIRENISSAIERMTGLEVTEVNVTVHDVHFEFEDENEDENNEEEQKQLPSRVQ is encoded by the coding sequence ATGGCTGAGAACAAGGAAGCCCAGGACAACAACGTCGCAGAAGACAACGGCCACGGCCGCACCATCATTGATGATCAGGTAGTTGGCAAGATCGCCGGCGTTGCTGCCCGCGAAGTTTCTGGCGTTCACGCCCTCGGCGGCGGCGCTGCTCGCGCACTGGGTGCCCTTCGCGATTCCATCCCCGGCACCAACACCAACCTGCAGCAGGGCGTAGACGTTGAGGTTGGCGAGCGTCAGGCTGCCGTCGACGTTTCCATCGTTGCCGAGTATGGCGTTGCTATCCACCAGCTTGCCGACGCAATCCGCGAGAACATCTCCTCTGCCATCGAGCGCATGACCGGCCTTGAGGTTACCGAGGTTAACGTGACCGTTCACGACGTTCACTTCGAGTTCGAAGATGAAAACGAGGACGAGAACAACGAAGAAGAGCAGAAGCAGCTCCCGAGCCGCGTTCAGTAA
- a CDS encoding DUF6286 domain-containing protein, which translates to MADQHLEANTETLPVVSDNEAKANTEVAPRTEHQVQDQGPKYLKGSPAVRVLMILFSLLLIALAVICGRELWWVRQEGNGDQAWIRPLLDWIANLGQQDWFFPVGIAIGVLGVVLLILSLKPAPPKYIASDAGANTRLYLRPIDIARRSTAVAERVTGVYDAQTTVNHKATKITVNVIGNDDPSLAARVEDEVRAHVDKLASKPKVRVVLGKEEE; encoded by the coding sequence GTGGCTGATCAACACCTCGAAGCAAACACTGAAACCTTGCCGGTGGTCAGCGATAACGAGGCCAAGGCCAACACCGAAGTGGCACCCCGCACTGAGCACCAGGTTCAGGATCAAGGACCGAAATACCTCAAGGGCAGCCCCGCTGTTCGCGTGCTGATGATCCTGTTCTCGCTGCTGCTGATCGCTCTTGCAGTGATCTGCGGGCGCGAGCTTTGGTGGGTGCGCCAGGAAGGCAATGGCGACCAGGCGTGGATTCGTCCGCTGCTGGATTGGATTGCCAACCTTGGACAGCAAGACTGGTTCTTCCCCGTCGGCATCGCCATTGGTGTGCTCGGCGTGGTGCTGCTGATCCTTTCGCTCAAGCCAGCACCGCCGAAGTACATCGCCTCCGATGCGGGCGCCAACACTCGCCTGTACCTGCGCCCCATCGACATTGCTCGTCGTAGCACTGCCGTGGCTGAGCGCGTCACCGGCGTTTATGATGCCCAAACCACCGTGAACCATAAGGCCACCAAGATCACCGTCAATGTGATCGGCAATGATGACCCGAGCTTGGCTGCGCGCGTGGAAGATGAAGTTCGTGCGCACGTCGACAAGCTGGCATCCAAGCCAAAGGTTCGCGTGGTGCTCGGAAAGGAAGAAGAATGA
- the rpsG gene encoding 30S ribosomal protein S7 — MRKNAAPKRPVIKDPVYGSEVVTQLVNKVLLDGKKSTAQRIVYGALDICKEKTGTDPVLTLEKALGNIKPDLEVRSRRVGGATYQVPVDVRPARANTLALRWLVNFTRQRRENTMVERLANEILDAANGLGASVKRREDTHKMAEANRAFAHYRW; from the coding sequence ATGCGTAAGAATGCAGCTCCCAAGCGTCCTGTAATCAAGGACCCGGTCTACGGCTCTGAGGTTGTTACCCAGCTCGTGAACAAGGTGCTTCTCGACGGCAAGAAGTCCACCGCTCAGCGCATCGTTTATGGTGCACTGGACATCTGCAAGGAAAAGACCGGCACCGATCCGGTTCTGACCCTTGAAAAGGCTCTCGGCAACATCAAGCCCGACCTTGAGGTTCGTTCCCGCCGCGTCGGTGGCGCCACCTACCAGGTGCCCGTTGACGTTCGCCCCGCCCGTGCCAACACCTTGGCACTGCGTTGGTTGGTGAACTTCACCCGTCAGCGTCGCGAGAACACCATGGTTGAGCGTCTTGCCAACGAGATCCTCGATGCTGCCAACGGCCTCGGTGCTTCCGTGAAGCGCCGCGAGGATACCCACAAGATGGCAGAGGCAAACCGCGCCTTCGCCCACTACCGCTGGTAA